The nucleotide sequence TGGGTGTAGTGAGGCTCTGTGCCGTTGATCAGCAAGCCGGTGCCGGGTTCGCGGCGACGCGACATTCCTATTCCGGCCTGGCGCGATCCGGCGACACTAAAGGTTCCGATCCGCATCAGGTCAAATTTGTGTGTGGTGCCGGACGAGGTGCCCGGCAGGGGACACAAATTACAGTTGCCTACCGCGGCGTAAAATTCGATGGCCTGCCCAGTAACCTTGATGTCGGATGGAACCGACCGTAGAAACGTGGCGGTCGGATCGACCTGTTGCAGCCCATTGATTACCGTCTTTCGCGCCTTCCATATGCTCATGGACCCGCCGCCTGCGGCGCGCTCCGAGGCCATTTCGAAGGCAAGCGCCTTCCCGGGGAGGAACGGGAAATCAGCACAAACGAGCGGCGGTAGCGCAAAGGTGTACAGAAGGACAATAAATTTCGGAATACATCTTGCCGCTGTTCTTCTCATCTGGGTCTCCTGTCGATCGCCGGCGTTCCGCCCGGGAATGTCGCATCCCGATGATTCCATATATTATTTCGGAAATAACCCTTTGTATCTTCACAACAGGACTTTGGTCTCGGCCCGGAAGATGGAAAGCAATGGCCATGTCCCGCATATTCCTTTTGGCTTACAATGCGGATCATCCGGATAGATACGCGATATTGAAAGGAGTCTACATGGAGAAAGAGAATCGGGAGCTGCGCCCGGTCTCCGGCCGACGCAGATTCCTCCTGACTTCGCTATGGATGGGCGCCGTAATATCGCTGCGCGGTCTTTTCGGGTTCCGGCCCGAATCGGCTGAAGCCGCCCAGATCGTGCCGAAAACCGTGCCGAAACCGGGAATGCCTCCGGCAGCGGGAACCTTTGCCAAGCCGTTCACGGCGGCCGTCCGGAGCATCGCAGTCGAGGGCGGAACCAGGCCTTTCGACCTGGTCACCATCAAGATGGTAATTGAGACCTTCGGCTCGGGGACGAAACCGATCCCCTGGGCGATCTACGTCGACAACGCGGTCCTGAAGGCCGAAACCAGGCTTGGCGCTTCTGCGGGCACTGTCTTCGAGGTGGCGGTACCATGGCGCGCGACGGCCGGAAGCCACACCTTCCACGGTGTCGTCGACCCTCAGAATACCCTGGGAGAGTCCGCCGCCGACACGGGGAACAATGTCTCCCAGGCTGTGACCAGGGTCTATGCCGACTGGGCCGCCTGGCTCGCAGGAGCGAAGGCGGGGTTCAAGGCGGGGTTACCGCTGTGGGCGGCCGGCCTGAAATTCTCGGGGATCGTGATCAACGGGCCCACCGCCTCGGGAGGCAGGCTCGAGCAGACGATCGACATGAAGGTTCTATTCAGGGCCAACATGCTGGCTGCGGGCGCTCCGGGCTTTGTTGTCGACGGTTTCGTGGGCGCGGTTGCGGATGCATGGAAATCCTGGGCCGACAGCGTGCGCGTGGGCGGACTTCCATGGTACCCCTCCTTTGCCGCCGTTCCCGGTCCCGCGGCGCCTCCAACGCCGAATACTCCGTTCCCGCTCATCGGGCTCACCCAGAACCCGGCGCCTCTCCAGCCGCAGCCCCTTGCCGCCTCCATCAAGAGCCGGATCGGAATCGCCGCTTCCTGGCCGGGCGGAAACGAAGGGATCGATGACTTCTGCCGGTGGCTCCACATGGGCTTCATTTTGTGGACTACCTCCGCGAAGGTCATGAATGTGATGGGCAAAGGGCCGGTGCCCGCGTTTGCGCCTCCTCATGTGCCTGCAGGCCCGGTGGTGGGCGGGGATATCGTATCCACTCCAGGGCACATTGTCGGAGCGCCGTCCTGGCCGTGACAAGGAAGTGGACCCATGACTGAGCATCCCGCCGCTTTCTTCCGACAAGTGGCCGAGAACACCTTCGAACCGAGTGAAGCGACCATCGGGCCCTGGTCACCGGAATTACAGCACGGCGGTCCGCCGTGCGCCCTGCTGACCCACGCATTCCGCACCTATCCCTCTCAGGCACCGTTCGTCATCACCAAAATCTCCGTGGAATTCCTCAACGCGGTGCCGGTAAAACCATGTGAGATCAAGGTGGAAATCGTCCGTGGCGGCAAGCGGATCGAACTGCTGAAGGCAGAATACCTTTCGGGCGGGAAGAAGTTCCTTGTCGCCCACGCCTGGCGTTTTTCGCCTGCTCCGGGAGTCACCACCCCTGTACCGGACATCTTCGAGACGCCACCCTTCCCGGAAGCGCAGAGCCACACGTTCTTCCCGGGGATCGAGACTTTTCCGTACGGGGAAGCGCTCGAATGGCGTTTCATCAAGGGGGGCTACGACT is from Thermodesulfobacteriota bacterium and encodes:
- a CDS encoding thioesterase family protein, with amino-acid sequence MTEHPAAFFRQVAENTFEPSEATIGPWSPELQHGGPPCALLTHAFRTYPSQAPFVITKISVEFLNAVPVKPCEIKVEIVRGGKRIELLKAEYLSGGKKFLVAHAWRFSPAPGVTTPVPDIFETPPFPEAQSHTFFPGIETFPYGEALEWRFIKGGYDSRGPAAVWTRPRIPLVENRKINGLESLVLMVDYANGISAELDITKWTFVPVDLIVGVYRQPEGEWVGMDARTVMEGEGIGQTSTTLFDARGKLGRSIHSLFIRPR